The Alphaproteobacteria bacterium GM7ARS4 genome includes a region encoding these proteins:
- a CDS encoding head-tail connector protein has product MKAMKDVALSAKNIVRRFKESKAKRYQWESHWRDCYDYALPQRGVFNDATVGGGRRTGHLYDGTACDAVEQLAASMMAHMTPSWSRWFGLIEGRYRRRHFESSVADMLEDTSATLQSHFDRSNFAMAMHQCYLDLVTAGTACLMFEQKALGGSSSFHFTCVPLSDVVCEESAEGHLDVTLRRRLVDVRALRRRYPTLVLPPKAHQQERADGSWRVSVIDMVSPRDKGDGYDYVAVFEDLEGGQGGVIEHALFYESPFINFRWLKAPGEVYGRSPVMKALPDIKTANKVVELILKNASIAVTGIWQAEDDGVLNPSNIRLVPGMIIPKAVGSRGLTPLEAPGRFDVSQLVLKDLRERIRQALIVDRLGPPQQSKMTATEVLERSADLSRLLGATYGRLQNELMAPLIKRGLGILRRMGVIEEVRIDGHVVDVEYHAPLARAQRRADAHNVMVWLDAVSALGGDAMAGVDMAGIMRWLGEKLGVPRDLLETRAHALAHVAQDVVHMALSADAMADKNHGGDHGGDHRRDEE; this is encoded by the coding sequence ATGAAGGCCATGAAAGATGTGGCGTTATCGGCAAAGAACATTGTGCGACGCTTCAAGGAGTCGAAAGCGAAGCGTTATCAATGGGAGAGTCACTGGCGTGATTGTTATGACTATGCCCTTCCCCAGCGCGGGGTCTTCAATGACGCGACGGTTGGTGGAGGCAGGCGGACGGGTCACCTGTATGACGGGACGGCATGCGATGCTGTGGAGCAGTTAGCGGCAAGCATGATGGCTCATATGACGCCATCATGGTCTCGGTGGTTTGGTCTTATCGAGGGGCGCTATCGCCGTCGTCATTTCGAGAGTTCTGTTGCTGATATGTTGGAGGATACATCGGCGACGTTGCAATCGCATTTTGACAGGTCGAATTTTGCGATGGCGATGCATCAATGTTACTTGGATTTAGTGACGGCTGGCACGGCGTGTCTTATGTTCGAGCAAAAGGCGTTAGGGGGGTCTTCGTCTTTTCATTTCACGTGCGTTCCATTGAGCGATGTCGTCTGTGAGGAGAGCGCTGAGGGACATCTTGACGTGACATTGCGTCGTCGCCTTGTGGATGTGAGAGCATTGCGCCGTCGTTATCCGACGCTTGTTCTTCCACCGAAGGCGCATCAACAGGAGCGCGCTGATGGCTCATGGCGCGTGTCTGTTATTGACATGGTGTCTCCTCGCGACAAGGGGGACGGCTATGACTATGTCGCTGTTTTTGAGGATTTAGAGGGCGGTCAGGGCGGTGTGATCGAGCATGCGCTCTTTTACGAGTCGCCCTTTATCAATTTTCGCTGGCTCAAGGCGCCGGGGGAGGTCTATGGGCGTTCGCCTGTCATGAAGGCGTTGCCTGACATCAAGACGGCGAATAAGGTTGTGGAGCTCATCCTTAAGAATGCGAGCATTGCCGTCACGGGGATTTGGCAGGCGGAGGATGACGGCGTCCTTAATCCGTCAAACATTCGTCTCGTGCCGGGGATGATTATTCCTAAGGCTGTTGGTTCTCGGGGGCTGACGCCTTTGGAGGCGCCGGGGCGTTTTGATGTCTCTCAATTGGTGCTCAAGGATTTACGGGAGCGTATCAGGCAAGCGCTCATTGTGGACAGGCTGGGGCCACCCCAACAGAGCAAGATGACGGCAACAGAAGTGTTAGAGCGTAGCGCGGACCTCTCTCGTTTATTGGGAGCGACCTATGGCAGATTGCAGAATGAACTCATGGCGCCTCTCATCAAGCGGGGCTTAGGGATTTTACGTAGGATGGGTGTTATCGAGGAGGTGCGTATCGATGGCCACGTTGTGGATGTGGAGTATCATGCGCCATTGGCGCGCGCGCAGAGACGCGCCGATGCCCATAATGTCATGGTGTGGCTTGATGCTGTCTCCGCCTTAGGCGGGGACGCCATGGCGGGAGTCGACATGGCGGGCATTATGCGATGGCTTGGAGAAAAGCTAGGCGTGCCACGGGACCTTCTTGAGACAAGGGCGCACGCCTTAGCGCATGTGGCACAAGATGTCGTCCACATGGCGCTGTCAGCAGATGCTATGGCAGACAAAAACCACGGAGGTGACCATGGGGGAGACCATAGGAGGGACGAAGAATGA